A single Aspergillus chevalieri M1 DNA, chromosome 3, nearly complete sequence DNA region contains:
- a CDS encoding uncharacterized protein (SECRETED:SignalP(1-19)), with product MLFNIKSAFFLGLIATTYASPISLNDTDVDLENRSLEVRAAVEPMNCGGKTFTEDQIKDSISQAKSTRSLSSPFHQQEGEGQ from the coding sequence ATGCTCTTCAACATCAAGTCTGCCTTCTTCCTTGGTCTCATTGCCACCACCTACGCATCACCTATCTCCCTCAATGATACCGACGTCGACCTCGAAAACCGGAGCCTCGAAGTCAGAGCCGCAGTTGAGCCTATGAACTGTGGCGGCAAAACCTTTACCGAAGACCAGATCAAAGACTCCATCAGCCAGGCCAAGTCAACCCGGTCGCTATCCAGCCCATTTCATCAACAAGAAGGGGAAGGGCAATGA
- a CDS encoding uncharacterized protein (COG:G;~EggNog:ENOG410QDYM;~InterPro:IPR020846,IPR011701,IPR036259;~PFAM:PF07690;~SMCOG1005:Drug resistance transporter, EmrB/QacA;~TransMembrane:12 (i105-125o145-164i171-191o197-219i231-252o258-278i336-362o374-397i418-438o444-463i475-496o516-537i);~antiSMASH:Cluster_3.6;~go_function: GO:0022857 - transmembrane transporter activity [Evidence IEA];~go_process: GO:0055085 - transmembrane transport [Evidence IEA]), producing the protein MLIHHWNVNSTKCPVLPSPDRFFFCLCVSLVLIPPQTCTMAEATPQDPRISSDKELESSTPSSGPEAAAKEDAEKQSTRSDGKRELKESDCYEILAFCWPRWKKWMYLAAIAGVQVSMNFNTSVFPNAVKPLSKAFDISEQHARTAQMIYLVTYSIGCELWAPWSEEFGRWPILQLSMFLINIWQLPAALAPNWGSILVARGLGGISTAGGSVTLGLIADLYEPDSQQFPLAFIVLSSCIGTSIGGVIGGPIGRFLNWHWFFWIQLMFGGVVQFIMFFMPESRSTIIMDKEAKRRRKTGEDPNIYGPNELKKPRVSLHEAGKIWIRPFYMFVREPIVLSMSLLSGFSDALIFTFLESFAIVYEQGWGWGVLGQAWAVIPINVAYFLAYFSYFPWFIRDEHIRQTQGNDAIPAERRLKWLLWLAPLEPIGLFGFAWTSFGRERNVHWIGSMIFSTCVGIANYAIYLSSVDYMVAAYGVYSASATGGNAFARDLLAGISAMYATPMYSNIGNKWHVEYASTVLACLSCVVVAPVYVFYWKGPWIREKSKFAQTLASDRKANQGRRVSQEPAAP; encoded by the exons ATGCTGATTCATCACTGGAATGTGAATAGTACAAAATGTCCTGTCCTTCCTTCCCCAGAccgttttttcttttgtctgTGTGTTTCTTTAGTTTTGATACCCCCACAAACCTGCACAATGGCCGAAGCCACTCCGCAGGATCCTAGAATATCCTCGGATAAAGAGTTAGAGTCGTCCACTCCTAGCAGTGGACCCGAGGCTGCTGCAAAAGAAGACGCGGAAAAGCAAAGCACTCGCTCGGATGGAAAGCGCGAGTTGAAGGAGTCGGATTGTTACGAGATACTGGCCTTCTGTTGGCCCCGGTGGAAGAAATGGATGTACCTGGCTGCCATTGCTGGTGTGCAGGTGTCCATGAACTTCAACACCTCCGTCTTCCCCAATGCTGTGAAACCCCTCTCCAAGGCGTTCGATATCAGTGAGCAACATGCGCGAACGGCACAGATGATCTATCTGGTGACATACTCCATTGGATGTGAACTGTGGGCGCCGTGGAGTGAGGAGTTCGGTCGCTGGCCTATTCTGCAGCTGTCGATGTTTTTGATCAACATCTGGCAACTTCCCGCTGCCTTGGCTCCCAACTGGGGTTCGATTCTCGTCGCTCGTGGTCTG GGTGGTATTTCTACCGCCGGTGGTAGTGTCACTCTTGGTCTGATTGCCGACTTGTACGAACCCGATTCGCAACAGTTTCCTCTCGCGTTCATCGTCTTGTCCTCCTGCATTGGTACCAGTATCGGTGGTGTTATCGGTGGTCCGATCGGACGCTTCCTCAATTGGCACTGGTTCTTCTGGATCCAGCTCATGTTCGGAGGAGTTGTCCAATTCATCATGTTCTTCATGCCCGAAAGTCGTtccaccatcatcatggACAAGGAAGCCAAGCGACGTCGCAAGACTGGCGAGGATCCGAACATCTACGGCCCCAACGAGCTGAAAAAGCCTCGTGTCTCGCTCCATGAAGCCGGCAAGATTTGGATCCGTCCCTTCTACATGTTCGTCCGCGAGCCCATTGTGCTGTCCATGTCTCTCCTATCCGGTTTCTCCGACGCTCTGATCTTCACCTTCCTCGAGAGTTTCGCCATCGTCTACGAGCAAGGATGGGGTTGGGGTGTCCTGGGTCAGGCTTGGGCTGTCATCCCCATTAACGTCGCCTACTTCCTCGCGTACTTCTCCTACTTCCCGTGGTTCATACGCGATGAACACATCCGTCAAACCCAGGGCAACGATGCCATCCCCGCCGAACGCCGTCTGAAATGGCTCCTCTGGCTCGCACCCCTCGAACCCATTGGTCTCTTCGGCTTCGCCTGGACCTCCTTCGGCCGCGAGCGCAACGTCCATTGGATCGGCTCTATGATCTTCTCAACCTGCGTCGGTATCGCCAACTACGCCATCTACCTCTCCTCCGTCGACTACATGGTAGCTGCCTACGGTGTATACTCTGCCTCCGCGACTGGTGGTAACGCCTTCGCGCGTGACCTGCTCGCCGGTATCTCGGCCATGTACGCAACTCCCATGTATAGCAACATCGGCAACAAGTGGCACGTCGAGTACGCGTCGACCGTGCTGGCCTGTCTGTCCTGTGTGGTCGTCGCCCCAGTCTACGTGTTCTACTGGAAGGGTCCCTGGATCCGTGAGAAGAGTAAGTTTGCACAGACGCTTGCATCCGATCGCAAGGCGAATCAGGGACGGCGGGTTAGTCAGGAGCCTGCTGCGCCGTGA
- a CDS encoding uncharacterized protein (SECRETED:SignalP(1-19);~TransMembrane:1 (n3-14c19/20o122-146i);~antiSMASH:Cluster_3.6), giving the protein MYFSALILFLISLLSITAALPVSGTGSNNENGRAVNTLFSKNGIWVFHDGSRGSLDHISGLGSINIPPPAIDNPCHHKGPLRCPPLTPNPVTSIPHRNNCVKESNRFGTEGTLDSLWNVERILTPVGILVVMIWLGFVAVGLVAIVDYVWMRWGRGCSGYPGAEVVEVGHEEKAEAN; this is encoded by the exons ATGTATTTTTCTGCACTTATCCTTTTTCTGATCTCGTTGCTGAGCATCACGGCTGCCCTGCCGGTTTCCGGGACCGGCAGCAATAATGAGAATGGTCGTGCCGTGAACACCCTCTTCTCCAAAAATGGCATCTGGGTGTTTCATGATGGCTCTCGCGGCTCTCTC GATCATATATCCGGCCTAGGATCCATCAACATCCCACCACCGGCAATCGACAACCCATGCCATCATAAAGGCCCGCTACGATGTCCTCCACTGACCCCGAACCCAGTGACGAGCATCCCGCATCGCAATAATTGCGTCAAAGAATCCAACCGATTCGGCACAGAAGGCACGCTCGATTCGCTGTGGAACGTCGAGAGGATTCTGACGCCGGTGGGAATACTGGTCGTGATGATATGGCTGGGGTTTGTGGCGGTTGGGCTTGTTGCTATTGTGGATTATGTGTGGATGCGATGGGGGAGGGGATGTAGTGGTTATCCAGGCGCTGAAGTGGTTGAAGTTGGGCATGAGGAGAAAGCAGAAGCTAATTAA
- a CDS encoding DUF3632 domain-containing protein (COG:S;~EggNog:ENOG410PS59;~InterPro:IPR022085;~PFAM:PF12311), with product MENSLFNAIKGNFDPDHLPIDEFNILYNLVRYPNASVEEAVEKVVNLTLKGLTTLDDGFAFNLCALIMDIATNTVPAEQANLVEFVSQLQKTSVRNPKTGEQVRDQDGQCVWQDLPTLGIYVTDFWNFDHHKFHTQAEIMKWENKNAFLAQLTAAAKVDYDDTKSLHPLDFANFGLYALNDTFDGDRDGQKGEQCETAVRAASLWIKIAADRLLAHCKNKRPFDNDDGCEERGFDVERWDEWKQGVIAARDAPWANGETRQLIKDALEQISRAEARI from the exons ATGGAAAACTCCCTCttcaacgccatcaaggGAAATTTCGATCCCGACCACTTACCAATTGACGAGTTCAACATTCTCTACAACCTCGTCAGATATCCTAATGCGTCGGTAGAAGAAGCAGTGGAAAAGGTTGTCAATCTTACTTTGAAAGGGCTCACTACATTAGATGATGGCTTTGCCTTCAATCTTTGCGCTCTGATTATGGACATTGCTACCAATACCGTACCTGCTGAGCAGGCAAATCTTGTTGAATTTGTCTCACAACTCCAGAAAACTTCTGTGAGAAATCCAAAAACAGGAGAGCAGGTTAGGGATCAAGACGGACAGTGTGTGTGGCAAGATCTTCCCACATTGGGAATATATGTTACTGATTTTTGGAACTTTG ATCACCATAAATTTCACACACAAGCTGAGATAATGAAATGGGAAAACAAAAATGCCTTCTTAGCACAGCTTACTGCCGCTGCAAAAGTTGACTATGATGATACCAAGTCTTTGCATCCCCTGGATTTCGCAAACTTTGGCCTATACGCATTAAATGACACTTTCGATGGCGATAGAGATGGCCAAAAAGGGGAACAGTGCGAAACAGCAGTACGAGCAGCCTCTCTGTGGATCAAGATCGCGGCAGACCGGCTTTTGGCTCATTGTAAAAATAAGCGGCCTTTTGACAACGACGATGGATGTGAGGAAAGGGGCTTTGATGTTGAACGGTGGGATGAGTGGAAACAGGGTGTAATAGCTGCTCGGGATGCTCCGTGGGCAAATGGAGAGACTCGACAATTGATCAAAGATGCCTTGGAACAGATCAGTCGGGCCGAGGCAAGGATATAA
- a CDS encoding uncharacterized protein (antiSMASH:Cluster_3.6): protein MNISPRHEGDWLVVIPLAEGATLLSSGARLYKGFAAVVDDCWDYSPNVPMLFLRPKILVPSPIPPRREWISLQLSEKAQDLREEIKALLPQAGTSWDRNTHEISYSSDELTKKLCELGGDIVLEKRLIWTVGKFPVPTRVINERSWMIIIPLYENTVLTPRGRLEDGCYTWIPDEPVMPADTPVIFCR, encoded by the exons ATGAATATCTCCCCCAGGCACGAAGGAGACTGGTTAGTTGTCATCCCCTTGGCTGAGGGTGcaactcttctttcctctggAGCTAGACTGTACAAGGGCTTTGCAGCAGTTGTCGACGACTGCTGGGATTACAGTCCAAATGTGCCTATGCTGTTCTTGAGGCCTAAGATTTTGGTCCCGAGTCCTATACCGCCACGAAGGGAATGGATCTCATTACAGCTTAGCGAAAAAGCACAGGATCTTCGAGAAGAAATCAAAGCGCTGTTACCTCAGGCTGGCACTTCGTGGGATCGTAACACGCACGAGATAAGCTACTCTAGCGACGAGTTGACCAAGAAGTTGTGCGAGCTGGGAGGTGACATAGTGCTGGAGAAG AGACTAATCTGGACTGTTGGGAAATTTCCTGTTCCTACAAGGGTTATCAACGAAAGGAGTTGGATGATTATTATCCCTTTATATGAGAATACAGTCCTTACTCCTAGGGGTAGATTGGAAGATGGTTGTTACACATGGATCCCCGATGAGCCAGTCATGCCTGCAGATACACCGGTTATATTCTGCCGTTGA
- a CDS encoding uncharacterized protein (COG:S;~EggNog:ENOG410PYQ2;~antiSMASH:Cluster_3.6) produces MGNISSAEDRTELDSPIITKLQELEELLRRAGDMEAAGSLKAILSARESVGDIRDILILEARRRTARVENSRDWFKTRFRSREGILLSDAHVDHLAEITQAWELSDYNNRTFANDVRTWAANPAEFWGTTATSASFVERCLLDKQAAEKMKFSPIHRRVILVLLAELVEEEIHRTREGSKTGNSAKLRSQAAWNIITREYPNLPDEELEKKKEKITRAAWYGKSWLRIQNTEAILALPSTNAKKLEKGRLEDIEIEAINAYESTLKLGDRVELKCAYEAIRNEYKARNRGTATATEPPQSPQVPRGRKRNQGFLSIESKRCRGVTQPLPGKPQPPRFFPALPQMSSRSSTESSTNTLTGKLEPESNYVFNSDGSTQTELPSSQDDVNVHQEILDIFSQIPLAIPFLPREDLSLYS; encoded by the exons ATGGGTAACATTAGCAGCGCAGAG GATCGGACCGAATTAGATAGCCCAATCATTACGAAGCTCCAGGAACTGGAGGAACTTTTGCGCCGGGCTGGCGATATG GAGGCCGCCGGCTCATTAAAAGCAATTCTCTCAGCCAGGGAATCAGTTGGGGACATTCGTGATATACTAATTCTTGAAGCACGGCGGCGTACGGCGCGAGTCGAGAACTCGAGGGATTGGTTCAAGACTAGGTTCCGGTCTCGAGAGGGGATATTGCTATCCGATGCCCACGTTGATCACCTTGCGGAGATAACCCAGGCCTGGGAACTAAGTGATTATAATAACCGCACCTTTGCCAACGATGTTCGCACCTGGGCTGCAAACCCGGCTGAGTTTTGGGGAACCACAGCGACCTCTGCGAGCTTTGTCGAGCGGTGCTTGCTGGACAAACAGGCggcggagaagatgaagttTAGTCCTATCCATCGCAGGGTCATCCTGGTTCTCCTAGCAGAATTGGTTGAAGAGGAAATACACCGTACTCGAGAAGGATCAAAGACCGGAAATTCTGCCAAGCTTCGCTCCCAAGCCGCATGGAACATTATTACTCGGGAGTACCCCAATCTCCCTGATGAAGAGctcgagaagaaaaaggaaaagatcACCCGTGCGGCTTGGTATGGCAAGTCGTGGCTTCGGATCCAGAACACGGAGGCTATCCTGGCGTTGCCGTCGACTAATGCTAAGAA GCTTGAGAAAGGGCGCCTAGAGGATATTGAGATTGAAGCTATAAATGCGTATGAGAGCACTCTCAAGCTTGGCGACCGGGTTGAGTTGAAGTGTGCCTATGAGGCGATCCGCAATGAATACAAGGCTCGGAACCGTGGCACTGCGACAGCTACTGAGCCGCCTCAGTCTCCACAAGTACCTCGAGGCCGGAAGAGGAACCAGGGATTCCTGTCAATTGAATCGAAAAGGTGCCGGGGTGTCACTCAGCCCTTGCCCGGCAAACCGCAGCCTCCAAGGTTCTTTCCTGCTCTTCCACAGATGTCGAGTCGATCTTCCACGGAGTCTTCCACAAACACCTTAACTGGTAAGCTGGAACCGGAATCAAACTATGTCTTCAATTCCGATGGTAGCACTCAAACTGAGTTACCAAGCTCCCAAGATGATGTGAATGTTCACCAAGAAATCCTTGACATTTTCTCGCAAATACCATTGGCGATACCATTTCTGCCCCGCGAAGATTTGTCCCTTTACAGTTAA